In the genome of Abyssalbus ytuae, the window TGATAACCTTTTTCATTAAGGTCAAACTTTGTTTTTTATGAGTCAAAGGTTATAGTGGATTTTACGGAAATTGCAGGTAGTTAAAATGATTTAAAAATTAATATAAAATATATTGTTATGAGTAATAGTAGTAATACAGTTTTAGGAATTTTAGCAGGTACCGCAATAGGTACAGCTTTGGGAGTTCTTTTTGCGCCCGATAAAGGGGTTAATACCAGAAGAAGAATTACAGATGAAGCAATTGCAACCAGGGACAGGATTGCAACTACCACCCATGAACTTAAAGATTCTATTGTAGATGCAATGTCTACCAATAAGGAAAATTTAGATACAAGGTTGGAAGCAATAGTTACCAATGCAAGTTATAAGGCAGAAGATGTAATTACTTCTTTAGAGAAAAAGTTAAAAGAACTTAAAGAGAAAAACAAAAAACTTCAGAAAACTTCTTAATGGGAATTTTTAATTCAATAAATAATACGTCTAACAAGGCTGTTAGAATAGGCGAGCATTTTTTAAAGACCTCTCAGGATTATTACACTTTAAAAGCTTTTCAGCAAATTGCTTATTCATTTAGTTTACTAAGCAAGATAATGATAGTTGGAAGTCTTGCTTTGCTTGGGTTGGTTTTTGTAACAATTGCAGGAGCTCTTGCATTAGGAGAATATTTAGGTAGCACGCCTTTAGGTTGCCTTTTGGTAGGTGCTCTGCTTTTATTGCTTGGTTGTATTGTTTATTTATTAAGAAAAAATATTGACAGAAAGATAATACGTAAAATGTCTAACAACTTTTTCGATTAAAAATGAAAACATACAGCTCGTTTGATGAAATAAAATATGAACTCAAAAGATTAAACCTTGAGCGACAAATTTCACTTGAAGAAATAAAAAGCCTCAAGTTGGAATTGCAGGAAGACCTGAGTCCTTATCACTGGATTAAAACGGGCTATAAAGCGATTAGTAAGTTTGGTACCATTTTACTGCTTAAAAAAATATTTAAATAGAGTTAGTTTAATACTTTTTATTTTTTGGTTGGTTATTTGTAAAGCCGCGTAATCTCATTGCGCGGTTTTATTTTTTATTTGAAGAAGTTAATCAAAAAACCATTATAGCACTTTTTTTAAAGAATGTCTGTATACTTTTAAAAAAAAGAAATAAATCAGGGAATTTATGCCCTGATAATTTATTCTTCATAAAAACATTTTCTATAGACGAAATTATTAACCTGATTGCTCCGTGAATTGAATGGGAGCATTTTTAAATGTTTGTGTATTATGAAAAATATATTTGATGCTTTACGAGAAGACCATAATGTACAAAGGGCTCTCCTGGATAAATTGGTTGAAACTTCAGGAGACACTTCAACCCGTGATGCCATTTTCCAGGAATTAAAAAAGGAGTTGGAAATACATGCCGATGCTGAGGAAAGACATTTTTATGTTCCTCTTATTGAAAGTGATAAGACACAGGAAAAAGCAAGGCACAGTATTGCAGAACATCATGAAATAGATGAACTCATAGAACAGCTTGAGGAAACAGAATATTCATCTTCTGCCTGGCTTAAAATAGCCAAAGATTTAAAAGAAAAGGTAGAGCATCATTTAGATGAAGAAGAACATGAAGTGTTTCAAATGGCAGGAAAAGTTTTGTCGGAAAGCGAAAAGAAAAACCTGGGTAAAGATTACATAAAGCAAATCGAACAGGAAAGATAAAATCCGTTTTCATCATGCTTGGTAACAGTTCTGGAATTATAAAAAAAATGATGTATAACCCGGATGAAGCTATAAAAAAGCACAATCTGGTTTATATAAATGAGTCTAACTTACCAATTCTAAGAAAGAGAAGGGGGAGGGGATTTAGTTATATATATAATGGTAAACCTCTAAATAAAAAAGAAGAACTTGCCAGGATTAAAAACCTTGTTATACCCCCTGCCTGGGATAATGTAAAAATTTCTTCCTTGCATAACGGCCATTTGCAGGCTGTAGGTAAAGATTTAAAAAAAAGAAAACAATATCTCTACCACCCGTTATGGCACCAGATAAGAAACCAGACAAAGTTTTACAAAATGAAAGACTTTGCGAAAAAGCTTCCCATGATAAGAAGGCAGGTAGAAAAAGATTTAAATCAGCACGGTTGGCCAAAAACCAAGGTGCTAGCCCTTGTTGTAAAGCTAATGGAAGAAACCCATATACGTATCGGGAGCGAAAAATATGCAAGAAGAAATAAAACATACGGACTTTCAACATTACGGAATAAACATGTTCATATTTATGATGGAAAAATGAAATTTGAATTTGTGGGAAAGAAGGGAAAAAGGCATTCCGTATCAGTAAAAAACAAAAAGCTAATAAAATTGGTAAGCCAATGTGAAGAAATACCCGGTTGGGAATTATTTCAGTTTTATGATGAAAATGGAGTAAAATCCTCTATTGACAGTAAAATGGTGAATGATTATTTACAGGAAATAACGGGAGATTTGTTTACTGCAAAAGATTTTAGAACATGGGCTGCATGTATTGTTTTCTTCGAAGAACTGTTAGATACCGGTATAACCAATAATGAAAAAGAAATGCAAAGCAACCTGGTAGCTGCTTACAAAGTTGCCGCAAAAGCTTTGGGAAATACACGAAATGTTTGCAAGAAATACTATGTACATCCTTATTTGGTTTCTACCTACCAAAGCGGAAGTATAGCCAATGCATTTAAAGAAGCCGGCGATATAAAAAAATCTAATCCTTATTTTTCTTCTTCTGAGGAAGCATTTTTTAATTTAATAAAAAACTATGAACCAAAAATACTTTTTAATGAGCCTGATAAGTGAAAGACTATATGAAGCATGGAGTAAAATGCTCGATAAACTTGAGTCGTGGCTGGATATTTTAGTAATAAACCTGCCCAATATTTTTATTGCCCTGGTGGTATTTATTATTGTACTGGTTACATCAAAATACCTGAGTAAACTTATTTTAAGACTATTGCAAAGGAGTAACCTTCAGCGGTCTATGAAGAGTTTAATATCAAAATTAGTTTCCGTGCTGGTGATACTTATAGGACTGTTTTTAATTTTAGGGATACTAAATTTAAGTAAAACGCTCAATACAATCCTGGCAGGGGCAGGAGTTGCCGGTTTGGCCGTAGGACTGGCTTTGCAGGGAGCCCTGGCAAATACCTATTCAGGTATCATTTTATCGTATGTAAAGTATGTAAAATTTGGAGATTGGATTGAGAGTAATGGGTTTGAAGGGGAAGTAATAGATATTGACCTTAGAACAGTTACAGTTAAACAGGCAGATAATAATTTGGTTTACATACCCAATAAGCTTGTAATAGAGAATCCTATTAAAAATTTTTCCAGTACTTCACAGTCTAAAGTTATTTTAGAGTGTGGTGTTGACTATTCCAGTGACCTTGAGTTTGTAAAAGAGTTAACAGTAAGTACTCTGCATGAAGCATTTGAAGAAGTAAAAAAGAAAGAAGATGTTATTTTTCTTTATGAGGGGTTTGGTGATAGCTCAATAAATTTTAAAGTGCTTTTTCAAATTAATTCAACTTCCGCCCTGGAGGTGGCAAAAGCAAAAACCGAAGCCATGATCGTTTTGAAAAAAGCTTTTGATGGGAACGACATTAATATTCCTTTTCCCATACGTACACTGGATTTTCCTGAAGGATTTAACATTTTGAGTAAAGAAAATAACAATAAAGAGTAACAGGTTTATAAAAAATGAACCAGAAGCTTGGTATAAGATATTTTACCGCAAAAAAAACTTACCAAAAAGGTTTATTGAGTTAAATATTTGTTTTTTAAGACAAACTACCAGGAAGTATCCTAATTAATTTTACATAACAATCTAAATAAAACCAGTTATGAATGTAATAATTACTTTGCTCCCCATTTTTATTTGCGGTTTCACTTTTGGAACCATTATTATGATGATGATAAAAAAAGATGCAGAAGGAGGAATGGAAAAAATTGACAGAGACAAACTGAAACGTATTTATGATTCTATAAATAAAAAAGATCCTAATCAAATTTCGTTTGAAAATTTGTCAGCCAATATAGAAAATACAGTTTATTATACCGAACCTGCAGAAAAATATTCTGCAATCAGAAGAATATTGAAACTAAATGAAGAAAAATAATAATGTAAAAATGTTATTAATTTAAAACAAAGTAATTATGAGCGGATATACAGAAAAAATGGGTAACAAACTAAATGAATTGTTGGAAAGGACCTATGATGCCGAAAAAGGATTTAAAAATGCGGCTGAGAATGTGAAAAATCCTTCTCTGAAAAATTATTTCAACAGAAAAGCACAGGAACGTTATGATTTTGGTCATAAATTAAAAACAGAAATTAGATCATTCGGGCAGGATGTGGAAAAAGGAGGTAGTCTGGCAGGTACAGCCCATCGTGCCTGGATGGATTTAAAATCTTATTTTTCTTCTGATAATGAAGAAGCTATTTTAGAAGAAGCAATAAGAGGCGAAAAAGCTGCTGTAAAAGAGTATGATGACGTATTGGAAGATGATACGCTGCCATATAGCACTAAAAGTTTGTTAATTGAACAAAAAAATGAAATAGAAAAAGGATTAGCATCCATAAAAAGAATGGAAGATATCAGATAGGTTTTTCCATTATATTTGATTCGGGGATAAAGAGGCTGTTTCATAACAGCCTCTTTTTTATTTATCTATTTTTTAGGTGGGTTAACGAATGGGAAGAATTTTATCCCATGCGAGCCACTGTTTCATTAAGAAGTTTGGTTTTGTATTCTTTAGGAGTGTATAAATATTTGTTTTTAAATATCCGGCAAAAATAACTCCTGCTTGTAAAGCCAATAGAATAAACAATTTCTGAAATGTTTAAATCGGTATGTTTTAATAATTGTTCAGCCTTTTCAACCCTTACGTTTCTAATAAAATCGGCAACGGTACGATTGTGCATAAACTTGAAACCTTCCTGTAATTTGGCAGGTGATAAGGTAGATTGGGAGCACAATTTTTTTATGGAATGCTGAATTTCAGGGTTGTTCTTAATATAATCGCTGAGTTCTTCTACTTTTTTTAGTTCTTTTCTGCTAAGATTAACAGGGTGAATTTTATTTTGTAAATCGGTATGGAATTGCTCAATTTGA includes:
- a CDS encoding mechanosensitive ion channel family protein, whose amino-acid sequence is MSLISERLYEAWSKMLDKLESWLDILVINLPNIFIALVVFIIVLVTSKYLSKLILRLLQRSNLQRSMKSLISKLVSVLVILIGLFLILGILNLSKTLNTILAGAGVAGLAVGLALQGALANTYSGIILSYVKYVKFGDWIESNGFEGEVIDIDLRTVTVKQADNNLVYIPNKLVIENPIKNFSSTSQSKVILECGVDYSSDLEFVKELTVSTLHEAFEEVKKKEDVIFLYEGFGDSSINFKVLFQINSTSALEVAKAKTEAMIVLKKAFDGNDINIPFPIRTLDFPEGFNILSKENNNKE
- a CDS encoding YtxH domain-containing protein, translated to MSNSSNTVLGILAGTAIGTALGVLFAPDKGVNTRRRITDEAIATRDRIATTTHELKDSIVDAMSTNKENLDTRLEAIVTNASYKAEDVITSLEKKLKELKEKNKKLQKTS
- a CDS encoding DNA topoisomerase IB yields the protein MLGNSSGIIKKMMYNPDEAIKKHNLVYINESNLPILRKRRGRGFSYIYNGKPLNKKEELARIKNLVIPPAWDNVKISSLHNGHLQAVGKDLKKRKQYLYHPLWHQIRNQTKFYKMKDFAKKLPMIRRQVEKDLNQHGWPKTKVLALVVKLMEETHIRIGSEKYARRNKTYGLSTLRNKHVHIYDGKMKFEFVGKKGKRHSVSVKNKKLIKLVSQCEEIPGWELFQFYDENGVKSSIDSKMVNDYLQEITGDLFTAKDFRTWAACIVFFEELLDTGITNNEKEMQSNLVAAYKVAAKALGNTRNVCKKYYVHPYLVSTYQSGSIANAFKEAGDIKKSNPYFSSSEEAFFNLIKNYEPKILFNEPDK
- a CDS encoding hemerythrin domain-containing protein, giving the protein MKNIFDALREDHNVQRALLDKLVETSGDTSTRDAIFQELKKELEIHADAEERHFYVPLIESDKTQEKARHSIAEHHEIDELIEQLEETEYSSSAWLKIAKDLKEKVEHHLDEEEHEVFQMAGKVLSESEKKNLGKDYIKQIEQER
- a CDS encoding ferritin-like domain-containing protein, with protein sequence MSGYTEKMGNKLNELLERTYDAEKGFKNAAENVKNPSLKNYFNRKAQERYDFGHKLKTEIRSFGQDVEKGGSLAGTAHRAWMDLKSYFSSDNEEAILEEAIRGEKAAVKEYDDVLEDDTLPYSTKSLLIEQKNEIEKGLASIKRMEDIR